From a single Drosophila sulfurigaster albostrigata strain 15112-1811.04 chromosome 3, ASM2355843v2, whole genome shotgun sequence genomic region:
- the LOC133844752 gene encoding patronin isoform X32, translating to MDAETQEIRQARQRASVKWLLSKAFNNRVPDNLKEPFYRDHENQERLKPQIVVELGNATLYCQTLSNLYSDPNYQSLNHWSILQTLARKGVAVVESSDMPITETVLIQTNPLRINAHMSVIESLMILYAKEISSGDRVTSALRRISGSSYQAPAGQTYEQALLAWISHACAALKKRIVKELESSVPDEIGTRLQTPDIPPVRDFQDLCDGICLALLISYYCPKVVPWTSVRINYLPAVEDSIHNILLVSSFSQKHLPYGVFHMTPEDITYMRGSMKLNLVLLLTDLFNLFEIHPAKCVCYPGMDGQDVIAKRTMGANEHGICHRRGLTMQPVTPIPDLRSDLDQPPVGSPSNRPPFQVPNTNSFSGGLNRRSTPPTEYQTMQSNHFDGNQAEAFVVHKSRGITTLSSMHSQHQQQQQQQHHHQQQQQQQHFQHQQQHQQLQQQQLQSQQEPLVPARLRQAKEKNNVESKADERGDFVAAGRPSNWEQSRRPSFAGRRSRRNSSSEDSQLTIENFGGSQDQINTLGRYERERDRERERKLSNTSVEPAVAVRSSIADARGTLQLGYDTDSGSEKQDRETEKYSMRRQASVDNVPTVSSHNLSNLSNAGSPLPMARNKQHSNERDYANAEHYNDARSTSGYDPESTPVRKSSTSSMPASPAAWQLEICDDDMRSLEHVNKLSSMRMKLEEKRRRIEQDKRKIEMAVMRHQEKEDLESCPDVLKWETMSNESKRTPDIDPADMDKYQQSIAIMNMNLQDIQQDIHRLATQQSQMQAQHLQAQQLMQAQQIANMLNQQQTYGSQQHLADHHYQQRPMQQSFGSSPHLPQAFNAPVSAYSSRPPSRDPYQQQQQQLHHPHQQQPMQMPPMQYVNEHGQYMSPPAHYMQPQSIYSDNGAPYNNHSPYGAPPPQPQYQQRNSVYDDYGQPANHFYLHESPPQPHPQRRTWAHSAAAAAYEQQQQQQQQHQHQQPLVDVNAWQSQKKLQQQQQQLQQQQQLQQNWPNRPPSSAGASQGFVLHQNGGSGAGGGGGGELQHLFQMQSSPQHGQRLHGGANGVQRQQSLTNLRDNRSPKGNMMQPQPMTLGQHEDMMAPQSICFIGDEEDVDELERNIIESMQSTRISDFVVQQQQRLHQQQQQQQQQQLPATHSGRGSSSEDYDSGELISNKLNITSGNLTYRIPSPSRPSIQANSFQDPRGSVGGGSGSGGSGEEQRPEKGFYISFDNDQPKRPKPPLRTKRSPKKEPGRDSVDNQVVLKRESLSQLHNINNSVGGGDEIKNASLARHSIHGIAAGLPSNANSAGNATYNKYTDEPPIQLRQMAAATAEPLGLERRHLEDLTNQPQQQPLSPTRLRAEQNAEAAKNKAIVIGADSTNLDPESVDEMERRKEKIMLLSLQRRQQQEEAKARKEIEASQKREKEREKEEERARKKEEQVARRAAILEQHRLKKAIEEAEREGKTLDRPDLHVKLQPQSSSASTPRLRQQRVTRPRPKTIHVDDASVDISEASSLSSRGKKGSSSNLTDTDSGLGRATPPRRAPSPGMAASGPKLYKQPAAKSNRGIILNAVEYCVFPGAVNREAKQKVLEKIARSEAKHFLVLFRDAGCQFRALYSYVPETDQVTKLYGTGPSQVDEVMFDKFFKYNSGGKCFSQVHTKHLTVTIDAFTIHNSLWQGKRVQLPSKKDMALVI from the exons ATGGATGCCGAAACACAGGAAATACGACAG GCTCGTCAACGTGCTTCCGTCAAATGGCTGCTGTCGAAGGCGTTCAACAATCGCGTACCCGACAACCTGAAGGAGCCGTTCTATCGCGATCACGAGAACCAGGAACGCCTCAAGCCGCAGATCGTTGTTGAGCTGGGCAATGCGACGCTCTACTGTCAGACGTTGTCCAATCTCTACTCTGATCCCAACTACCAAAGCTTAAATCACTGGTCAATCTTACAGACGCTAGCGCGCAAGGGAGTCGCTGTGGTCGAGTCCTCGGACATGCCCATTACCGAAACGGTATTAATTCAAACGAATCCGTTGCGAATT AATGCACACATGTCTGTGATAGAATCGCTGATGATTCTGTATGCAAAGGAAATATCGTCGGGAGACCGCGTCACATCGGCCCTGCGAAG AATATCTGGCAGCAGTTATCAGGCGCCTGCTGGCCAAACTTACGAGCAAGCATTGCTTGCTTGGATATCGCATGCGTGCGCTGCGCTAAAGAAGCGCATCGTCAAGGAGCTGGAGTCAAGTGTGCCGGATGAAATC gGCACACGTCTGCAAACGCCGGATATACCGCCAGTGCGTGATTTTCAGGATCTGTGCGATGGCATTTGCCTGGCGCTGCTCATTTCCTACTATTGCCCCAAGGTGGTGCCGTGGACGAGTGTGCGCATCAACTATCTGCCCGCGGTGGAGGACTCCATACACAATATACTGCTCGTGAGCAGTTTTTCACAAAAGCATTTGCCATACGGCGTCTTCCACATGACGCCCGAGGACATCACCTACATGCGGGG CTCGATGAAACTGAATCTGGTCTTGCTGCTGACGGATTTGTTCAATCTGTTCGAAATACACCCGGCCAAATGTGTTTGCTACCCTGGCATGGATGGACAGG ATGTCATCGCCAAGCGCACCATGGGCGCCAATGAGCACGGAATCTGCCATCGACGGGGCCTCACAATGCAACCCGTAACGCCCATACCCGATTTACGCAGCGATCTTGACCAGCCGCCAGTTGGCTCGCCATCGAATCGGCCACCGTTTCAAG TTCCGAACACAAATTCATTTAGCGGCGGCTTAAATCGCAGATCAACTCCGCCCACCGAATATCAAACGATGCAATCAAATCACTTTGATGGCAATCAAGCTGAAG CGTTCGTCGTGCACAAGTCGCGTGGCATTACCACACTCTCATCCATGCACtcgcaacatcagcaacagcagcagcagcaacatcatcatcagcagcagcaacagcaacaacactttcagcaccagcaacagcatcaacaactgcagcagcaacagttgcagtcgcagcagGAGCCCTTGGTTCCAGCTCGGTTGCGTCAGGCTAAAGAAAAGAACAATGTCGAGTCGAAGGCAGACGAGAGAG GCGATTTTGTCGCTGCTGGTCGACCAAGTAACTGGGAACAGAGCCGACGTCCGAGCTTTGCAG GTCGCCGTTCACGAAGGAATTCCTCCAGCGAAGATTCGCAGCTGACGATTGAGAATTTTGGAGGCTCGCAGGATCAAATCAATACGCTGGGCAGATATGAACGTGAACGGGACAGGGAAAGGGAACGTAAGCTGTCTAACACAAGTGTGG AACCTGCTGTGGCAGTGCGTTCTTCGATTGCCGATGCGCGTGGCACACTGCAGCTGGGCTACGACACGGATTCAGGATCGGAGAAGCAGGATCGTGAAACGGAAAAGTATTCAATGCGTCGACAAGCAAG TGTCGACAATGTGCCCACGGTCTCGAGCCACAATCTGTCGAATTTATCAAATGCGGGTAGTCCGTTGCCCATGGCGCGTAATAAACAACATTCCAACGAAAGGGATTATGCGAATGCCGAGCACTACAACGATGCCAGATCAACGAGTGGCTACGATCCGGAGAGCACACCTGTACGCAAGTCCTCGACGAGCAGCATGCCCGCCAGTCCGGCTGCGTGGCAATTGGAGATTTGCGATGACGATATGCGTTCGCTGGAGCATGTCAACAAGCTGTCGTCGATGCGCATGAAACTTGAAGAGAAACGGCGACGTATCGAGCAGGATAAGCGTAAAATCGAAATGGCCGTGATGAGGCACCAAGAAAAg GAGGATTTGGAATCGTGTCCGGATGTCTTGAAGTGGGAGACCATGAGCAATGAGTCGAAGCGCACGCCGGACATTGATCCCGCTGACATGGACAAGTACCAG CAAAGCATCGCCATTATGAACATGAATCTGCAGGATATCCAACAGGATATCCATCGGCTGGCCACGCAGCAGAGCCAAATGCAGGCGCAGCATCTGCAAGCGCAGCAGCTGATGCAGGCACAGCAAATAGCCAACATGCTGAATCAG CAACAAACCTATGGCTCGCAACAACACTTGGCTGATCATCATTACCAGCAACGTCCCATGCAGCAAAGCTTTGGCTCATCACCGCATCTTCCGCAGGCCTTCAATGCGCCCGTCAGCGCCTACAGTTCCCGTCCGCCCAGTCGCGATCCctaccagcaacagcagcagcagctccaccatccacaccagcagcagcccaTGCAAATGCCCCCGATGCAGTACGTCAACGAGCACGGCCAATACATGTCGCCACCTGCTCACTACATGCAACCCCAGAGCATCTACAGCGACAATGGTGCACCCTACAACAACCATTCGCCGTACGGAGCTCCACCGCCGCAGCCACAGTATCAGCAGCGGAACAGCGTCTACGATGACTACGGCCAGCCGGCGAATCACTTTTACCTGCACGAGTCTCCGCCCCAGCCACATCCTCAGCGACGTACTTGGGCGCActcggcggcagcagctgcctatgagcagcagcagcagcaacaacaacagcaccagcaTCAACAGCCCTTGGTGGATGTGAATGCCTGGCAAAGCCAGAAgaagttgcaacagcagcagcaacaactgcagcagcagcagcagcttcaacaAAACTGGCCAAATCGACCGCCCTCCAGCGCTGGCGCATCTCAGGGCTTTGTGCTGCATCAGAATGGTGGCAGCGGTGCtggaggcggcggtggcggtgagTTGCAGCATCTGTTTCAGATGCAATCATCGCCACAGCATGGCCAGCGTTTGCATGGTGGCGCCAATGGCGTGCAACGCCAACAATCGTTGACCAATCTTCGCGACAATCGCTCGCCCAAGGGCAACATGATGCAACCGCAGCCCATGACGTTGGGTCAGCATGAGGATATGATGGCGCCGCAGAGCATTTGCTTTATTGGCGACGAGGAGGATGTGGATGAGCTGGAGCGCAACATTATCGAGTCAATGCAGTCAACACGCATCTCTGATTTTGtggtgcagcaacagcagcggctgcatcagcagcagcaacaacagcagcagcaacagttgccggCGACGCACAGCGGACGCGGCAGCAGCTCAGAGGATTACGATAGCGGCGAGCTGATTTCCAATAAGCTAAACATCACCAGCGGCAATCTGACCTATCGCATACCCTCGCCTTCGCGACCCTCCATACAGGCCAACAGCTTTCAGGATCCACGCGGCAGTGTcggcggtggcagcggcagcggtggCAGTGGCGAGGAGCAGCGACCCGAGAAGGGCTTCTACATATCGTTCGACAACGATCAGCCGAAACGACCAAAGCCGCCGTTGCGCACCAAGCGCTCTCCCAAAAAGGAACCGGGTCGGGATAGTGTGGACAACCAAGTTGTCCTTAAACGTGAATCGCTAAGTCAACtgcacaacatcaacaactcGGTGGGCGGTGGTGATGAGATCAAGAACGCTTCCCTTGCCCGTCACAGCATCCATGGAATTGCCGCTGGCTTGCCATCGAATGCCAACAGTGCTGGCAACGCCACCTACAACAAGTACACGGATGAGCCGCCCATTCAACTGCGCCAGATGGCTGCAGCGACGGCCGAACCCTTGGGTCTGGAGCGTCGGCATCTTGAGGACCTCACCAatcagccgcagcaacaaccTCTGTCGCCCACTCGTCTGAGGGCCGAGCAAAATGCCGAGGCAGCCAAGAACAAGGCGATCGTCATTGGTGCGGATTCGACTAATCTGGATCCG GAATCTGTTGATGAAATGGAGCGTCGCAAGGAAAAGATTATGCTGCTCTCGCTGCAGCGTCGCCAGCAGCAAGAGGAGGCGAAGGCGCGCAAGGAGATTGAGGCATCACAGAAGCGTGAAAAGGAACGGGAAAAGGAGGAGGAACGTGCGCGCAAAAAGGAGGAGCAAGTGGCGCGACGAGCGGCCATATTGGAACAACATAGACTAAAGAAAGCCATCGAAGAGGCCGAGCGAGAA ggTAAAACCCTGGATCGGCCCGATCTACATGTTAAACTACAGCCGCAGAGTTCGAGTGCGTCCACGCCACGTCTTAGACAGCAGCGTGTCACACGACCACGGCCCAAAACCATCCACGTCGATGATGCTAGCGTGGACATTAGTGAGGCTTCAAGCCTATCCAGTCGGGGAAAGAAAGGCTCCAGTTCTAATCTAACTG ACACAGATTCGGGATTGGGACGGGCAACTCCGCCGCGCCGCGCACCGTCACCAGGAATGGCGGCATCAG GTCCAAAACTGTATAAACAACCAGCGGCCAAATCGAATCGCGGCATTATACTGAATGCCGTTGAATACTGCGTTTTTCCGGGCGCCGTGAATCGCGAGGCGAAGCAGAAAGTGCTCGAGAAGATCGCACGCTCCGAGGCGAAACACTTCCTTGTACTCTTCCGTGATGCCGGCTGCCAATTCCGTGCCCTCTACAGCTATGTGCCCGAAACGGACCAAGTGACAAAGCTGTACGGCACGGGACCTAGTCAAGTCGACGAAGTCATGTTCGATAAGTTCTTCAA ATACAACTCAGGTGGCAAATGCTTCTCCCAGGTGCACACAAAGCATCTGACAGTCACGATAGACGCCTTCACAATACACAACTCGCTGTGGCAGGGCAAGCGGGTGCAGTTGCCCAGCAAGAAGGACATGGCACTTGTAATCTAA
- the LOC133844752 gene encoding patronin isoform X26, translating to MDAETQEIRQARQRASVKWLLSKAFNNRVPDNLKEPFYRDHENQERLKPQIVVELGNATLYCQTLSNLYSDPNYQSLNHWSILQTLARKGVAVVESSDMPITETVLIQTNPLRINAHMSVIESLMILYAKEISSGDRVTSALRRISGSSYQAPAGQTYEQALLAWISHACAALKKRIVKELESSVPDEIGTRLQTPDIPPVRDFQDLCDGICLALLISYYCPKVVPWTSVRINYLPAVEDSIHNILLVSSFSQKHLPYGVFHMTPEDITYMRGSMKLNLVLLLTDLFNLFEIHPAKCVCYPGMDGQDVIAKRTMGANEHGICHRRGLTMQPVTPIPDLRSDLDQPPVGSPSNRPPFQVPNTNSFSGGLNRRSTPPTEYQTMQSNHFDGNQAEAFVVHKSRGITTLSSMHSQHQQQQQQQHHHQQQQQQQHFQHQQQHQQLQQQQLQSQQEPLVPARLRQAKEKNNVESKADERGDFVAAGRPSNWEQSRRPSFAGRRSRRNSSSEDSQLTIENFGGSQDQINTLGRYERERDRERERKLSNTSVEPAVAVRSSIADARGTLQLGYDTDSGSEKQDRETEKYSMRRQASVDNVPTVSSHNLSNLSNAGSPLPMARNKQHSNERDYANAEHYNDARSTSGYDPESTPVRKSSTSSMPASPAAWQLEICDDDMRSLEHVNKLSSMRMKLEEKRRRIEQDKRKIEMAVMRHQEKEDLESCPDVLKWETMSNESKRTPDIDPADMDKYQQSIAIMNMNLQDIQQDIHRLATQQSQMQAQHLQAQQLMQAQQIANMLNQQQTYGSQQHLADHHYQQRPMQQSFGSSPHLPQAFNAPVSAYSSRPPSRDPYQQQQQQLHHPHQQQPMQMPPMQYVNEHGQYMSPPAHYMQPQSIYSDNGAPYNNHSPYGAPPPQPQYQQRNSVYDDYGQPANHFYLHESPPQPHPQRRTWAHSAAAAAYEQQQQQQQQHQHQQPLVDVNAWQSQKKLQQQQQQLQQQQQLQQNWPNRPPSSAGASQGFVLHQNGGSGAGGGGGGELQHLFQMQSSPQHGQRLHGGANGVQRQQSLTNLRDNRSPKGNMMQPQPMTLGQHEDMMAPQSICFIGDEEDVDELERNIIESMQSTRISDFVVQQQQRLHQQQQQQQQQQLPATHSGRGSSSEDYDSGELISNKLNITSGNLTYRIPSPSRPSIQANSFQDPRGSVGGGSGSGGSGEEQRPEKGFYISFDNDQPKRPKPPLRTKRSPKKEPGRDSVDNQVVLKRESLSQLHNINNSVGGGDEIKNASLARHSIHGIAAGLPSNANSAGNATYNKYTDEPPIQLRQMAAATAEPLGLERRHLEDLTNQPQQQPLSPTRLRAEQNAEAAKNKAIVIGADSTNLDPESVDEMERRKEKIMLLSLQRRQQQEEAKARKEIEASQKREKEREKEEERARKKEEQVARRAAILEQHRLKKAIEEAEREGKTLDRPDLHVKLQPQSSSASTPRLRQQRVTRPRPKTIHVDDASVDISEASSLSSRGKKGSSSNLTDSGLGRATPPRRAPSPGMAASGRHMPSPSGPGSLPPGLISKRRGFDDGSSDTMEYSGPKLYKQPAAKSNRGIILNAVEYCVFPGAVNREAKQKVLEKIARSEAKHFLVLFRDAGCQFRALYSYVPETDQVTKLYGTGPSQVDEVMFDKFFKYNSGGKCFSQVHTKHLTVTIDAFTIHNSLWQGKRVQLPSKKDMALVI from the exons ATGGATGCCGAAACACAGGAAATACGACAG GCTCGTCAACGTGCTTCCGTCAAATGGCTGCTGTCGAAGGCGTTCAACAATCGCGTACCCGACAACCTGAAGGAGCCGTTCTATCGCGATCACGAGAACCAGGAACGCCTCAAGCCGCAGATCGTTGTTGAGCTGGGCAATGCGACGCTCTACTGTCAGACGTTGTCCAATCTCTACTCTGATCCCAACTACCAAAGCTTAAATCACTGGTCAATCTTACAGACGCTAGCGCGCAAGGGAGTCGCTGTGGTCGAGTCCTCGGACATGCCCATTACCGAAACGGTATTAATTCAAACGAATCCGTTGCGAATT AATGCACACATGTCTGTGATAGAATCGCTGATGATTCTGTATGCAAAGGAAATATCGTCGGGAGACCGCGTCACATCGGCCCTGCGAAG AATATCTGGCAGCAGTTATCAGGCGCCTGCTGGCCAAACTTACGAGCAAGCATTGCTTGCTTGGATATCGCATGCGTGCGCTGCGCTAAAGAAGCGCATCGTCAAGGAGCTGGAGTCAAGTGTGCCGGATGAAATC gGCACACGTCTGCAAACGCCGGATATACCGCCAGTGCGTGATTTTCAGGATCTGTGCGATGGCATTTGCCTGGCGCTGCTCATTTCCTACTATTGCCCCAAGGTGGTGCCGTGGACGAGTGTGCGCATCAACTATCTGCCCGCGGTGGAGGACTCCATACACAATATACTGCTCGTGAGCAGTTTTTCACAAAAGCATTTGCCATACGGCGTCTTCCACATGACGCCCGAGGACATCACCTACATGCGGGG CTCGATGAAACTGAATCTGGTCTTGCTGCTGACGGATTTGTTCAATCTGTTCGAAATACACCCGGCCAAATGTGTTTGCTACCCTGGCATGGATGGACAGG ATGTCATCGCCAAGCGCACCATGGGCGCCAATGAGCACGGAATCTGCCATCGACGGGGCCTCACAATGCAACCCGTAACGCCCATACCCGATTTACGCAGCGATCTTGACCAGCCGCCAGTTGGCTCGCCATCGAATCGGCCACCGTTTCAAG TTCCGAACACAAATTCATTTAGCGGCGGCTTAAATCGCAGATCAACTCCGCCCACCGAATATCAAACGATGCAATCAAATCACTTTGATGGCAATCAAGCTGAAG CGTTCGTCGTGCACAAGTCGCGTGGCATTACCACACTCTCATCCATGCACtcgcaacatcagcaacagcagcagcagcaacatcatcatcagcagcagcaacagcaacaacactttcagcaccagcaacagcatcaacaactgcagcagcaacagttgcagtcgcagcagGAGCCCTTGGTTCCAGCTCGGTTGCGTCAGGCTAAAGAAAAGAACAATGTCGAGTCGAAGGCAGACGAGAGAG GCGATTTTGTCGCTGCTGGTCGACCAAGTAACTGGGAACAGAGCCGACGTCCGAGCTTTGCAG GTCGCCGTTCACGAAGGAATTCCTCCAGCGAAGATTCGCAGCTGACGATTGAGAATTTTGGAGGCTCGCAGGATCAAATCAATACGCTGGGCAGATATGAACGTGAACGGGACAGGGAAAGGGAACGTAAGCTGTCTAACACAAGTGTGG AACCTGCTGTGGCAGTGCGTTCTTCGATTGCCGATGCGCGTGGCACACTGCAGCTGGGCTACGACACGGATTCAGGATCGGAGAAGCAGGATCGTGAAACGGAAAAGTATTCAATGCGTCGACAAGCAAG TGTCGACAATGTGCCCACGGTCTCGAGCCACAATCTGTCGAATTTATCAAATGCGGGTAGTCCGTTGCCCATGGCGCGTAATAAACAACATTCCAACGAAAGGGATTATGCGAATGCCGAGCACTACAACGATGCCAGATCAACGAGTGGCTACGATCCGGAGAGCACACCTGTACGCAAGTCCTCGACGAGCAGCATGCCCGCCAGTCCGGCTGCGTGGCAATTGGAGATTTGCGATGACGATATGCGTTCGCTGGAGCATGTCAACAAGCTGTCGTCGATGCGCATGAAACTTGAAGAGAAACGGCGACGTATCGAGCAGGATAAGCGTAAAATCGAAATGGCCGTGATGAGGCACCAAGAAAAg GAGGATTTGGAATCGTGTCCGGATGTCTTGAAGTGGGAGACCATGAGCAATGAGTCGAAGCGCACGCCGGACATTGATCCCGCTGACATGGACAAGTACCAG CAAAGCATCGCCATTATGAACATGAATCTGCAGGATATCCAACAGGATATCCATCGGCTGGCCACGCAGCAGAGCCAAATGCAGGCGCAGCATCTGCAAGCGCAGCAGCTGATGCAGGCACAGCAAATAGCCAACATGCTGAATCAG CAACAAACCTATGGCTCGCAACAACACTTGGCTGATCATCATTACCAGCAACGTCCCATGCAGCAAAGCTTTGGCTCATCACCGCATCTTCCGCAGGCCTTCAATGCGCCCGTCAGCGCCTACAGTTCCCGTCCGCCCAGTCGCGATCCctaccagcaacagcagcagcagctccaccatccacaccagcagcagcccaTGCAAATGCCCCCGATGCAGTACGTCAACGAGCACGGCCAATACATGTCGCCACCTGCTCACTACATGCAACCCCAGAGCATCTACAGCGACAATGGTGCACCCTACAACAACCATTCGCCGTACGGAGCTCCACCGCCGCAGCCACAGTATCAGCAGCGGAACAGCGTCTACGATGACTACGGCCAGCCGGCGAATCACTTTTACCTGCACGAGTCTCCGCCCCAGCCACATCCTCAGCGACGTACTTGGGCGCActcggcggcagcagctgcctatgagcagcagcagcagcaacaacaacagcaccagcaTCAACAGCCCTTGGTGGATGTGAATGCCTGGCAAAGCCAGAAgaagttgcaacagcagcagcaacaactgcagcagcagcagcagcttcaacaAAACTGGCCAAATCGACCGCCCTCCAGCGCTGGCGCATCTCAGGGCTTTGTGCTGCATCAGAATGGTGGCAGCGGTGCtggaggcggcggtggcggtgagTTGCAGCATCTGTTTCAGATGCAATCATCGCCACAGCATGGCCAGCGTTTGCATGGTGGCGCCAATGGCGTGCAACGCCAACAATCGTTGACCAATCTTCGCGACAATCGCTCGCCCAAGGGCAACATGATGCAACCGCAGCCCATGACGTTGGGTCAGCATGAGGATATGATGGCGCCGCAGAGCATTTGCTTTATTGGCGACGAGGAGGATGTGGATGAGCTGGAGCGCAACATTATCGAGTCAATGCAGTCAACACGCATCTCTGATTTTGtggtgcagcaacagcagcggctgcatcagcagcagcaacaacagcagcagcaacagttgccggCGACGCACAGCGGACGCGGCAGCAGCTCAGAGGATTACGATAGCGGCGAGCTGATTTCCAATAAGCTAAACATCACCAGCGGCAATCTGACCTATCGCATACCCTCGCCTTCGCGACCCTCCATACAGGCCAACAGCTTTCAGGATCCACGCGGCAGTGTcggcggtggcagcggcagcggtggCAGTGGCGAGGAGCAGCGACCCGAGAAGGGCTTCTACATATCGTTCGACAACGATCAGCCGAAACGACCAAAGCCGCCGTTGCGCACCAAGCGCTCTCCCAAAAAGGAACCGGGTCGGGATAGTGTGGACAACCAAGTTGTCCTTAAACGTGAATCGCTAAGTCAACtgcacaacatcaacaactcGGTGGGCGGTGGTGATGAGATCAAGAACGCTTCCCTTGCCCGTCACAGCATCCATGGAATTGCCGCTGGCTTGCCATCGAATGCCAACAGTGCTGGCAACGCCACCTACAACAAGTACACGGATGAGCCGCCCATTCAACTGCGCCAGATGGCTGCAGCGACGGCCGAACCCTTGGGTCTGGAGCGTCGGCATCTTGAGGACCTCACCAatcagccgcagcaacaaccTCTGTCGCCCACTCGTCTGAGGGCCGAGCAAAATGCCGAGGCAGCCAAGAACAAGGCGATCGTCATTGGTGCGGATTCGACTAATCTGGATCCG GAATCTGTTGATGAAATGGAGCGTCGCAAGGAAAAGATTATGCTGCTCTCGCTGCAGCGTCGCCAGCAGCAAGAGGAGGCGAAGGCGCGCAAGGAGATTGAGGCATCACAGAAGCGTGAAAAGGAACGGGAAAAGGAGGAGGAACGTGCGCGCAAAAAGGAGGAGCAAGTGGCGCGACGAGCGGCCATATTGGAACAACATAGACTAAAGAAAGCCATCGAAGAGGCCGAGCGAGAA ggTAAAACCCTGGATCGGCCCGATCTACATGTTAAACTACAGCCGCAGAGTTCGAGTGCGTCCACGCCACGTCTTAGACAGCAGCGTGTCACACGACCACGGCCCAAAACCATCCACGTCGATGATGCTAGCGTGGACATTAGTGAGGCTTCAAGCCTATCCAGTCGGGGAAAGAAAGGCTCCAGTTCTAATCTAACTG ATTCGGGATTGGGACGGGCAACTCCGCCGCGCCGCGCACCGTCACCAGGAATGGCGGCATCAGGTAGGCATATGCCATCTCCCTCTGGACCAGGCTCTTTGCCGCCAGGTTTGATATCGAAGCGTCGCGGATTTGATGATGGATCAAGTGATACCATGGAATACTCGG GTCCAAAACTGTATAAACAACCAGCGGCCAAATCGAATCGCGGCATTATACTGAATGCCGTTGAATACTGCGTTTTTCCGGGCGCCGTGAATCGCGAGGCGAAGCAGAAAGTGCTCGAGAAGATCGCACGCTCCGAGGCGAAACACTTCCTTGTACTCTTCCGTGATGCCGGCTGCCAATTCCGTGCCCTCTACAGCTATGTGCCCGAAACGGACCAAGTGACAAAGCTGTACGGCACGGGACCTAGTCAAGTCGACGAAGTCATGTTCGATAAGTTCTTCAA ATACAACTCAGGTGGCAAATGCTTCTCCCAGGTGCACACAAAGCATCTGACAGTCACGATAGACGCCTTCACAATACACAACTCGCTGTGGCAGGGCAAGCGGGTGCAGTTGCCCAGCAAGAAGGACATGGCACTTGTAATCTAA